The genomic segment CAGAACAGAATAAAGCATAGCAGAaaataaattactttaagagttGATGATTATTGGGACAGAAACAAGAATGGAATTATTCATAGTCGTCAAAAGCAGGTCCTCTCAAAATGTTGCTAGTTATAAATAAGCCTAGCATTTGACAAAAGCATTTACAGATGAAAGGTCTAAACAACAAAACTCAGTAAAGGAGCTTATCATATTTCATTTTAGTTCGGATATCATACATTTTAATATCCCTTTGAACCATTAAACTCTCAAGCTAGAATCACGCtttcttattttataaaaatctcaaaaaaaaaaaaaaattttgattccaTGCGGCATtatcataatttataataCTAAGACTCCCTGAAACCACTATCCTTCACCTTGATTGGTCAAAAGATATTACATTGGATGTCTCAAAATATGCATATTTAGTCATGCTAAACAAGACATTGCAGTGACAATAAAGGGATATCCTCTATAAAGCATTTTGCATTAAATAGATACTACTAGGTAAGAGAACAAAAGCACTAAATACTGGTAAACAAGATTATCACTATGTTTGGTCCGCAACCATACTTATAATAAGAGACCAGATGCTAACcttaatttacaaaatataattGGTTCCTCATAACTTTGACAAACCTTTAATAACACATAGGATTAACAATTAACCATGAGCAAGTTATGATGGTTGCCCCAAAATGTACAATACAGCAGTGCATATACTTAGCATGCCTACAAGAGTGATGCCCAAATGCAAGCTCAAATTGAAgatagaaaaatgaaaacaggAAGGAAATCTCATGTTGCAAATTCCACATACAGTGTCAAGCGGTAAGCAGAGTACGGTAGCAGTAATGCCAGCTGCAGCACCAGCAACAAACCTCTCAGAATTTGTGGTTTCCTCATTTCCAGACAATCTAAGCAATTGCTTCCTATAGGTATCGTAAGCACAAAAATTCACAGCTTTAAATGGGGCCGTGCGAAGAATGTTAATTAAGTTCCCTTTCCAAAACCCAAGTAATCCTTGCGTCACAGCAATCTTCTTAACAAGTTCAAATATATTCCTCTGTTCACCACGAACTATATATTCCAGCTTCAATCTCTCTAGCGGAGCAACAAATGTTCTAtatcatttcaaaacaataattagagtgaaaacaaaataatggaTAGGTCTCTAGGCAAATAGGATAAAGGCACGTGCCTAAATTACAGCGAAAATTAATTAACGATACCTGGAAACCATGGCTGCGATAGCTCCAGCCCACAAATGCTTGGTAGTGTTGACAGCCCCACGTCGCGTTACCCTAACTTTCGGTTTGGCTACCGCTACTTCCCCATTGCTCTTCTTTTGTACTCCGTTTTCTAACAGAAACTCCTTGGGTTCTGAAACAAGCCCACCGTTGCTCAGGCTAAtggataaaaaaaacaaatcctTAACCGTAACGGCTTCCCGCTTTTGCCTACGAGCAAAAGAAACCGTTCTTTTGGAACCGGAGGTATCTTTAAAAGGGGAAATGAAGTCGAGGAAGCAAGAGGGAACGCTGGGCTCGATGAATAAACCGCCAGGgacaagaaaatttgaattagagGGAAATGGAAGGATATGTTGGTGATCCGGGAGGGAGTTTCTGAAGTCGAGATGGAATTTAGGCATTGTTAAAGCAGTGGTGGAAATGGCGGTGGTTGGTGTTAGGAGGGGAATTTCACTATTTCAGGGGAGGAAGACGAGAAGAGTCAAACGAAAAGGTGAAGGAGAGGGGAATGAAGGAAATGGCGGGGCGTTCGGCCGGGGCTTTGCTTCCATCGCCGAACCAGCTACGATACAAGTTCTGCCCCTTGAGTCTTGAGCAAGTGACCCGGGTCGGTTTTGTTCCTctgatcttttttttattattttatttccctTATTGGTTTTCCCTATTCTtgctattttcatttttcttttttatacgGTAACTAATGGATAAAGGaactttttaattagttagaCAACATCTCCAATATTCTTGTTTCTAACTAAATTTAGagaacattttattttattctttttagttcAGATCGAATGCAACTATCATTTTTAACTAAATTCTTTTTAGAGAGCATCTTATCTTTTTAAGTTCAGATCCAATGTAATTATGTaagtaaaaacaaatttcattgaataataaaattagcACGCCTTGCAAAAAATTCATGTCAATTCAATgatctaaaaattaaaataaaattcataaaaaaggCTGACAAacgatttttaaaaataaaaaaaaaaaacaaacaaaattacTGCAAAAAATGTGATATCATATGCAATTGTATTTACTAAACCCTCAAtccgataaaaatatttttaataatattacatAGTACAATGTGTCATGGTCAAAGAGTTTAAATTAATCCACACAGACCAATTAATCCAACAGTTAGCAATCCAAACAGAATAGACAGTAGAGGGAGGCCTAGCAACCAAGTAAGTTAGATAGTCTGCATAAGCTAGACAACAAGCTCAGCTCACCTAATATAATccgattttaattttttgatttgttaATGTATATATAGACTTCTACGTAGATTTATTATATTAGTTGGaaatttagatttaatttaaatattatctcttcaaattaaatattttattttatctttattttgtaACCTTATCTTATCTAATAGAGGGAGTCATTAGCCTATAAACAcaaagcatttttttttattttcactatGCTTACTTAATGTTTTACTTATAGAATTTAAAGTCACGTAAGGTTGGTCTAAGTTTTGACACGCGACACAATATAATATGATTGCATTAGTTTTGTAATGTAATAACATTtcattcattaattataatgtgattgtattgtaattttacattaCATTTAATTGATCACATTGTAAATAATGTGCTTTCATTACTATCATACCAAATGTTAAGTCCCATTGGGGTATTGCATCACATTTATTGGGAGCATATGATTCAAGACTTGCTGAAAATTAATATTGgtttaaatgattaaaattttataaaatcatggTATTTTATCAACtaaatcttttatattttgttatatttaaatgagtttctaatttttatttgtatttaaataaaattttaattttaataaaaaattaataattaattttagtatcaattaatattttttattcatgtgATTATATTATAGCTGattaatattttctctttctttcttttatagcTCCTCAAAACTACTTAGTTTTAAGAAGATTAGATAAACTTTTGCAATatcttcttcatctttctctctctattcTCACCTTCTCGGATCTATTCAAAATTCTGGTGCTATCATCGGTTGTCATTGGCCCCATTTGTCTTTGatcaaatctaaaaaaaacaTGGATAAAATAtctctaattttttaaattttgatcgaAACTATATAAAggttcattaatttttaaaataaacactcATCCCCAAGTTAATATTAAAcatgaaataattaaaaagccatttctcttttttccattgttttttttttctctcaagcCAACACCATCCCTTGCATCGGTTGACCACCTAGTTCTCCCTTAGGGAGGTTGATCGAgagcatttttttaattaataaaattatatattagtaatttttaaatttaataacaataaatttattttttaatatttttatattattaagtTGACGAAAACGTTAATAGTGGACTAATGATTGGACAAATATGTTCAATggaagatatttttttaaatggagtatttattttgaaaattaatatatcacTATGCAATTtcgatcaaaacttaaaaaataagagtattttacaaaaaaaaaaaaaattatttttcaattctcCATGCCTCCTTTTAGCTCCTGATTGGTTTAAGTTtgcttaaaaatcttttttttttctctttttttttccttaaaaagcAATACCTACTTTTAATGGTCGaaggtgagattttttttgttgcagGTCCTTTATACTCTATTTCCTTTGCATTGTCACCTATTAATTTTCAtcaattgttttttaaaaatattatatttaagattttaaaatttagagaacaaaattaaaaaatttatttcaattaaaaaagaaagtaacaagaaaagttaaaaaaaagtttttaatttggtaattttgacATCAATCTATGATTGATGATAGATGATAGAAgtaatagttataatttgtttgatttcGTATTTTATAACATCAGTTGTCATAtgataaaatcattaaattatattacatATCACgtagataaaaaatataaattgatattggatttttatttttggttaagattgaagatttttttgggttaatttttttattaagattaaagattgtttttctttctttggatacatttaaaaggaaaaatgtgctattgttttctttatctttaatttttttctcctttctttttcttctcttttcttttttttaataaaaagaaaaaaattgtgttAGGTTTGTAATTACCATCCCGTCAGAACCTAATATGCATgtgtttaacaaaaaataagaaaattcatTAAGAGTTTTAAGATATTTAACATGAATATGACtggatgaaataaaaataaagtaaaagaaGATTATCCATATGTTCATATGATTAActtgaataaaaagattttttttcaaaaaaaaaaacttgaataAAAAAGACATATTGGGCCACAAAGTTATAAACAAGCCTTCCATAAGCCTTGGAAGAATAAGAATGTATCGTAAGGAAGTGtttgatttataaaaattatgaaaatatagagataatttttttttgtcttgaCGTACAAcatttttttagaaaacattTTCAAGACTTATATTTGGATAACGTTTTCAGGATTTATGCTTGTTTAAAAGGTTGAAAATTTATGCTTGtttggaaaattaaaaatttattccaaatataaaacattttatggATGAATAGAAAAAATACCTATTGACTACCTAAAATATCTTACGTCTTTAAGAGGTATAATACGTTTttcaaataatagaaaaaatggTCTTATACTAAACTTAGTATAATAAATTtgatgaatattaatatttaacttaagatataaaaaaattaaaaatattaatatttaacttaaaatattaatatttaaattattcaatactattaaaattaaaaaaatatttttaattaaatcactcaatgcaattaatattttttttataaattttaataaatcttattaataattataataaacaaatatttcaataattgtcatttaattaatacaaatttataaatataggTTTTGAATGTTTTACACAATTGAagaatattgatatttttataatactatggtaagaaaatgaaatgaactttttttttgaaaattagatcGTACTGTCATTATAATACGTGGTTAAATGCtatgtaaaatataataattatttttttattttcattcttaattttaatgtgaaaatcaaatataactattgtttataatcaattattatttatcattttaacgATCAAATAATTCTACCatgataatgaaaaatatttttca from the Theobroma cacao cultivar B97-61/B2 chromosome 8, Criollo_cocoa_genome_V2, whole genome shotgun sequence genome contains:
- the LOC18592158 gene encoding probable mitochondrial adenine nucleotide transporter BTL3 — its product is MPKFHLDFRNSLPDHQHILPFPSNSNFLVPGGLFIEPSVPSCFLDFISPFKDTSGSKRTVSFARRQKREAVTVKDLFFLSISLSNGGLVSEPKEFLLENGVQKKSNGEVAVAKPKVRVTRRGAVNTTKHLWAGAIAAMVSRTFVAPLERLKLEYIVRGEQRNIFELVKKIAVTQGLLGFWKGNLINILRTAPFKAVNFCAYDTYRKQLLRLSGNEETTNSERFVAGAAAGITATVLCLPLDTIRTKIVAPGGEALGGVIGAFRHMIQTEGFFSLYKGLVPSIVSMAPSAAVFYGVYDMLKSAYLHSTEGRKRIQNMSQLGQELNALDQLELGPVRTLLYGAIAGACAEVATYPFEVVRRQLQLQVQASRMGALATGVRIIEQGGVPALYAGLIPSLLQVLPSAAISYFVYEFMKIVLKVN